The following are from one region of the Stigmatella ashevillena genome:
- a CDS encoding AHH domain-containing protein codes for MLERILWPVLWRFQPLLLALAVGCSGIPPVVRAKHASPGRSVVYLTRSADLQPVVLDKEEFQRAFRQLARVVRLSGTPRQTVEKMFQMDPQSGSYLYLPRDKKLVPMGPDEPLEGALPKEDLETAEHYKLWCQRVHHFDGDCLGGALVGGRYLDMHGRYLWALALSKSPVLDEMKTALGERVETSALISTVLWTLGSMLLILALNPIAPALVAVVSLGLILYVGIDTLHNLVTGWLELMEAVKVAATFEHIRGAGERFGKRIGREAARSVAMLLMAAIGSTAKQFAAKVPTLPGSAQVAMQAAGKAGIPLPALGAVEEVALTAEGVSVTVAATAMTMAASGGGGTGPCIETHHIATICNDKSTDRGGPWTPRFRRIFARAGMTMEDPANKIPLPGHYGPHPERYHQFVLKTLEEATETCRSAAECRAALTGALKRLAKQISTPGTELNQLVTQQQPR; via the coding sequence ATGCTGGAACGGATTCTGTGGCCGGTGCTCTGGCGATTCCAACCGCTTCTCCTTGCATTGGCGGTGGGGTGCAGCGGCATACCACCCGTCGTCCGAGCGAAACACGCCAGCCCGGGAAGATCCGTTGTTTACCTTACCCGCTCTGCGGACCTGCAACCCGTCGTGTTGGACAAAGAGGAGTTCCAGAGGGCCTTCAGGCAACTGGCGCGCGTGGTGCGACTGTCAGGCACCCCGCGTCAGACGGTGGAGAAGATGTTTCAGATGGATCCCCAGTCTGGCAGCTACCTCTACCTGCCAAGGGACAAGAAGCTGGTGCCGATGGGGCCGGACGAGCCCCTGGAAGGGGCGTTGCCGAAGGAGGACTTGGAGACGGCGGAGCACTACAAGCTCTGGTGCCAACGTGTCCACCACTTCGACGGCGACTGTCTCGGGGGTGCACTTGTAGGGGGGCGCTACCTGGATATGCACGGCCGCTATCTCTGGGCGCTGGCCCTGAGCAAGAGCCCGGTACTTGATGAGATGAAGACGGCTTTGGGTGAGAGGGTGGAAACCAGCGCCCTCATCAGCACGGTCTTGTGGACGTTGGGTTCCATGCTGCTGATCCTCGCGCTCAACCCCATCGCTCCGGCGCTGGTGGCGGTGGTGAGCCTTGGGCTGATTCTGTACGTGGGCATCGACACGCTGCACAACCTCGTCACGGGGTGGCTCGAGTTGATGGAAGCCGTGAAGGTGGCTGCCACTTTCGAGCACATTCGCGGTGCGGGCGAGCGCTTCGGAAAACGCATCGGGCGCGAGGCAGCGCGCTCGGTCGCCATGCTGCTGATGGCCGCCATTGGCTCGACAGCCAAACAGTTTGCGGCCAAGGTGCCGACGCTGCCCGGCTCGGCGCAGGTGGCCATGCAGGCCGCGGGCAAGGCAGGAATCCCGCTGCCCGCCCTGGGAGCGGTCGAAGAAGTCGCGCTCACGGCAGAGGGAGTCAGCGTCACGGTGGCTGCCACCGCGATGACAATGGCGGCGAGTGGCGGTGGCGGCACGGGCCCCTGCATCGAGACTCACCACATCGCCACCATTTGCAACGACAAATCCACTGACCGCGGCGGTCCGTGGACGCCACGCTTCCGCCGCATCTTCGCCAGAGCAGGCATGACGATGGAGGACCCCGCGAACAAAATACCCCTTCCAGGGCATTACGGACCACACCCTGAGCGGTATCACCAGTTCGTCCTCAAGACACTGGAAGAGGCAACAGAGACCTGTCGAAGCGCCGCTGAGTGCCGGGCGGCGCTGACCGGCGCACTCAAGCGACTGGCCAAGCAGATCTCCACCCCGGGAACCGAACTGAACCAACTCGTCACCCAGCAGCAACCGCGCTAG
- a CDS encoding TonB-dependent receptor, which translates to MSLNMKARGALAAASLLVSAPVLAQVPPPPPAAEASAPQLTKTPELVRSVAAQYPAEAAAQGLTADVRLIVTIAEDGTVAEVKPAEPVGHGFDEAAVEAVRQFRFTPAEVDGVPSAVQVEYVYHFTLTATAAPGTGEVGEEANPATATLTGRLISRGSRSRVAGATVRCGDDPEAPEATSDAEGRFTLQVVPGECSVRVIASNFQRYQTTETLKPHETAEVVFYLVPAGGAFETVVRSERPKKEVVRRTVSREEAQKTPGTFGDPVRVLQTLPGVARAPFIAGDLLVRGSNPGQSATLMDGVNIPILFHLLGGPSVVNAEFLDTLDFYPGGYGSQYGRAVGGVVDVTTRKGAVDTLHGSVKVDLLDAGFFLEAPVAKGVSVAASARRSYIDALLPLFLPEEEGETLSVVPRYWDYQLRVDFGARRKEGEEAPERRSTGYIMAFGSDDQLTLVSSGESQANDLSLSSHTLFHRLKGDWTYRVGNITSVFAPYAGIDKYDTEVGSSYTEKDTIYSLGARETLALELSSALTLRTGVDLVFEHGRFDVVADAPPGFEYVPFPGASPEAESLEEKLRISGFDGALFLESDYKLGAFVLTPGVRANLQIVGSQRNVALDPRLWARYTANERTALKGSAGLYSQPPDTPRFAFLPYGNPRLGYQRAFQTSLGVEHRVAQSFQVDLTGFFNRRFKNVVSPGQVLTQPDGTIVQERFSNEGLGRAYGLELMVKKERASPTDKWFGWLSYTLSRAEDGREEPLPAIRDSFIDGGTGDDAYGLSQWDQTHILTLVGSYVLGNGWELGGRFRYTAGRPVTPLDHRQDVYGADGNVYQPTYGPYFSSRASGFHQLDVRVDKSWQMESWTLTAYLDVQNLYNAKNAEFVFNDYRYRDEYEVPGIPLLPVVGVKGSF; encoded by the coding sequence ATGTCCTTGAACATGAAAGCCCGTGGAGCCCTCGCGGCCGCCTCGCTCCTGGTGAGTGCCCCCGTGCTCGCGCAAGTCCCCCCCCCGCCGCCGGCGGCCGAGGCATCCGCGCCGCAGCTCACCAAGACGCCCGAGTTGGTGCGGTCCGTGGCGGCGCAATACCCGGCGGAGGCCGCCGCGCAGGGGCTCACCGCCGATGTGCGGCTCATCGTCACCATCGCCGAGGACGGCACGGTCGCCGAGGTGAAGCCCGCCGAGCCCGTGGGCCACGGCTTCGACGAGGCGGCGGTGGAGGCGGTGCGCCAGTTCCGCTTCACCCCCGCCGAGGTGGACGGGGTGCCTTCCGCCGTGCAGGTCGAGTACGTCTACCACTTCACCCTTACCGCCACTGCGGCGCCCGGGACGGGCGAGGTCGGCGAGGAAGCCAATCCGGCAACGGCCACGCTCACCGGCCGGCTCATCTCGCGCGGCAGCCGCTCGCGCGTGGCGGGGGCCACGGTGCGCTGCGGAGATGACCCGGAAGCCCCGGAGGCCACCTCGGACGCGGAGGGCCGCTTCACGCTCCAGGTGGTGCCGGGGGAGTGCTCGGTGCGCGTGATTGCCTCCAACTTCCAGCGCTACCAGACCACCGAGACGCTGAAGCCGCACGAGACGGCGGAAGTCGTCTTCTACCTGGTGCCGGCGGGGGGCGCGTTCGAGACGGTGGTGCGCTCCGAGCGGCCGAAGAAGGAGGTGGTGCGTCGCACCGTCTCCCGCGAGGAGGCGCAGAAGACGCCGGGCACCTTTGGAGATCCGGTCCGTGTCCTCCAGACGTTGCCGGGTGTGGCGCGAGCGCCCTTCATCGCCGGGGACTTGCTGGTGCGAGGCTCCAACCCGGGCCAGTCGGCCACGCTGATGGACGGGGTGAACATCCCCATCCTCTTCCACCTGCTCGGGGGGCCCTCGGTGGTGAACGCCGAGTTCCTCGACACGCTGGACTTCTACCCGGGCGGCTACGGAAGCCAGTACGGGCGCGCGGTGGGCGGGGTGGTGGACGTCACCACGCGCAAGGGGGCCGTCGACACGCTGCACGGCTCGGTGAAGGTGGACCTGCTGGATGCGGGCTTCTTCCTGGAGGCCCCGGTGGCCAAGGGCGTCAGCGTGGCCGCCTCGGCCCGGCGCTCTTATATCGATGCGCTGCTGCCCCTCTTCCTGCCCGAGGAGGAGGGCGAGACGCTCTCGGTGGTGCCGCGCTACTGGGACTACCAACTCCGCGTGGACTTCGGGGCCCGGAGGAAGGAAGGGGAGGAGGCCCCGGAGCGGCGCAGCACGGGCTACATCATGGCGTTCGGCTCGGATGATCAGCTCACCCTGGTGTCCTCCGGAGAGAGCCAGGCGAACGACTTGTCCCTGTCGTCCCATACGCTCTTCCACCGGCTCAAGGGGGACTGGACCTATCGGGTCGGCAACATCACCTCGGTGTTCGCGCCCTACGCGGGCATCGACAAGTACGACACCGAGGTGGGCTCCTCCTATACCGAGAAGGACACCATTTACTCGCTGGGAGCCCGCGAGACGCTGGCGCTGGAGCTGTCCTCCGCCCTCACCTTGCGCACGGGCGTGGACCTGGTCTTCGAGCACGGGCGCTTCGACGTCGTGGCCGATGCCCCGCCGGGCTTCGAATACGTGCCCTTTCCGGGCGCGTCTCCCGAGGCGGAGAGCCTCGAGGAGAAACTGCGCATCAGCGGCTTCGACGGGGCGCTGTTCCTGGAGTCGGATTACAAGCTCGGCGCCTTCGTCCTCACGCCGGGCGTGCGCGCCAACCTCCAGATCGTGGGCAGCCAGCGCAACGTGGCGTTGGATCCCCGGCTGTGGGCGCGGTACACGGCCAACGAGCGCACGGCCCTGAAGGGCTCGGCGGGCCTCTACAGCCAGCCGCCGGATACACCCCGGTTCGCCTTTCTGCCTTATGGCAATCCCCGCCTGGGCTACCAGCGCGCCTTCCAGACCAGCCTGGGCGTGGAGCACCGCGTGGCGCAGTCCTTCCAGGTGGACCTGACGGGCTTCTTCAACCGCCGCTTCAAGAACGTGGTGTCTCCGGGGCAGGTGCTCACCCAGCCCGATGGCACCATCGTCCAGGAGCGCTTCAGCAACGAGGGCCTGGGGCGCGCGTATGGGCTGGAGCTGATGGTGAAGAAGGAGCGGGCCTCCCCCACGGACAAGTGGTTCGGCTGGCTCTCGTACACCCTGAGCCGCGCCGAGGATGGACGCGAGGAGCCGCTGCCGGCCATCCGCGACAGCTTCATCGATGGGGGCACGGGGGACGACGCGTACGGCCTGAGCCAGTGGGACCAGACGCACATCCTCACGCTGGTGGGCAGCTACGTGCTCGGCAACGGCTGGGAGCTGGGCGGCCGTTTCCGCTACACGGCGGGCCGGCCGGTGACGCCGCTGGACCACCGGCAGGACGTGTACGGGGCGGATGGGAACGTGTACCAGCCCACGTATGGCCCGTACTTCTCCTCGCGGGCGTCGGGCTTCCACCAGCTCGATGTGCGCGTGGACAAGAGCTGGCAGATGGAGAGCTGGACGCTCACTGCGTACCTGGACGTGCAGAACCTCTACAACGCGAAGAACGCCGAGTTCGTCTTCAATGACTACCGCTACCGGGACGAGTACGAGGTGCCGGGCATTCCGTTGCTGCCCGTGGTGGGCGTGAAAGGAAGCTTCTGA
- a CDS encoding imm11 family protein, with the protein MPVRFFELADDVNVPHRWDLATPTDSHGQKVDDRLFKLGEPVHLQERLRIPVEFAGTPLDYTEAGVGLPVVHVRVALMFSQLAPDDVQLIPVDVVGQPDQYLILVATRLIRCIDEQASRIELWTHEDGVPHKVGQYFSVRDLRIDKTKVGGARVFRMEGWRSSLIVSETIKEALTRMGATGTRFEEV; encoded by the coding sequence ATACCCGTGCGTTTCTTCGAACTCGCCGACGATGTGAATGTCCCCCACCGCTGGGATCTCGCCACGCCGACCGACAGTCACGGCCAGAAGGTAGACGACAGGCTGTTCAAGCTCGGGGAACCGGTCCACCTCCAGGAACGCTTGAGAATCCCCGTCGAGTTCGCGGGCACGCCCCTTGACTACACGGAAGCGGGCGTCGGGCTACCGGTTGTCCATGTCCGGGTCGCCTTGATGTTCTCGCAACTGGCTCCTGACGACGTTCAGTTGATCCCCGTGGACGTGGTGGGCCAGCCAGATCAGTACCTCATCCTCGTCGCCACACGTCTCATCCGCTGTATCGACGAGCAGGCGTCCCGGATCGAACTCTGGACGCATGAGGACGGGGTGCCTCACAAGGTGGGTCAGTATTTCTCCGTGCGCGACCTGCGCATCGACAAGACCAAGGTGGGAGGTGCTCGGGTGTTCCGCATGGAGGGGTGGCGGAGTTCGCTCATCGTCTCCGAGACGATCAAGGAAGCATTGACGCGCATGGGCGCCACAGGCACGAGGTTTGAGGAGGTCTAG
- a CDS encoding serine/threonine-protein kinase, with the protein MTPDSLEPETRIGAWRVVSREGHGSYGAVYRVEPVEPRAGGPYALKLALHERDPRFEREAELLSRILHDSVPRLHARGGWEMPGGGVFPYVVMEWVEGESLYEWGARQARTSREVLRVLGQVARALEATHGEEGVHRDVKGDNIRVRSADGRAVLMDFGSCNYRRAPVLTRQPPPPGTPQYYSPESLRFQWESRKQPMARYEALPADDVYALGVTAYRLVAGRYPPEVELKQMEEGYEFVSPGWEEPERWGSLAPELAGLIRQMLSEEPFERGSASEVAEQLENAEKNAGPEADQPIGPRRGSRDEQAPAKPKVRLMPPRLTSPWKPWMGWAVGVCLAVGMGWMGGRLSVEGREGERRTDEKRVGLAEVARPLALDGGLVETGQAGVGLGMPKKPFPGQRRPPCGQQYEKEINGGCWLLPREAPQPPCGDNTFDWQGGCYVPVLELRRPSTSE; encoded by the coding sequence GTGACGCCCGACAGCCTAGAACCCGAGACGCGGATAGGCGCTTGGCGAGTGGTGAGCCGAGAGGGCCATGGCTCGTATGGAGCGGTGTACCGAGTGGAGCCGGTGGAGCCGAGAGCCGGAGGGCCATATGCGTTGAAGCTGGCGCTGCATGAGCGGGATCCACGGTTCGAGAGGGAGGCAGAGCTGCTCTCACGCATCCTGCATGACTCAGTGCCGAGGCTCCACGCGAGAGGAGGATGGGAGATGCCGGGGGGAGGCGTGTTCCCGTACGTGGTGATGGAGTGGGTGGAAGGGGAGTCGCTGTACGAGTGGGGAGCGAGGCAGGCGCGCACGTCGAGAGAGGTGTTGAGGGTGCTGGGGCAGGTGGCGCGAGCGCTGGAGGCGACGCACGGGGAGGAGGGAGTGCACCGAGACGTGAAGGGGGACAACATTCGCGTGAGGAGCGCGGATGGCCGAGCGGTGTTGATGGACTTCGGCTCGTGCAATTACCGGAGGGCGCCAGTGCTGACGAGGCAACCGCCGCCGCCGGGAACGCCGCAGTACTACAGCCCGGAGTCGCTGCGCTTCCAGTGGGAGAGTCGCAAGCAGCCGATGGCACGTTACGAGGCGCTGCCAGCGGATGATGTGTATGCGCTGGGAGTGACGGCGTACCGGCTGGTGGCGGGCCGGTATCCGCCGGAGGTGGAGCTGAAGCAGATGGAGGAGGGGTACGAGTTCGTGTCGCCCGGGTGGGAGGAGCCGGAGAGGTGGGGTTCGCTGGCGCCGGAGCTTGCGGGGCTCATCCGGCAGATGCTGAGCGAAGAGCCATTCGAGCGGGGAAGTGCGTCCGAGGTAGCGGAGCAGTTGGAGAACGCGGAGAAGAATGCAGGGCCGGAGGCGGACCAACCCATTGGGCCAAGGAGAGGGTCGAGAGATGAGCAGGCGCCGGCGAAGCCGAAGGTGCGGCTCATGCCGCCGCGCCTTACGTCTCCGTGGAAGCCGTGGATGGGGTGGGCAGTGGGAGTTTGTCTGGCGGTGGGGATGGGGTGGATGGGAGGAAGGCTGTCGGTGGAAGGCAGAGAGGGGGAGAGGCGGACGGACGAGAAGAGGGTAGGGCTCGCGGAGGTCGCACGTCCGTTGGCCTTGGACGGAGGGCTGGTTGAAACCGGTCAGGCAGGGGTAGGGCTGGGGATGCCCAAGAAGCCGTTTCCGGGGCAGCGCCGTCCACCGTGCGGCCAGCAGTACGAGAAGGAGATCAACGGAGGCTGTTGGCTGCTTCCTCGGGAGGCACCCCAGCCACCCTGCGGAGACAACACGTTCGATTGGCAGGGAGGCTGTTACGTCCCTGTGTTGGAGCTTCGCCGTCCCTCCACTTCGGAATGA